The following DNA comes from Chelmon rostratus isolate fCheRos1 chromosome 3, fCheRos1.pri, whole genome shotgun sequence.
GCACATATTCCACAGACCCACAAACCTCAGACATTGTGCTGGTTTAAATGTTAACAGTCCCAAAGTCACTTGATTACCACTGGGTTGCCTATTGGTTCATCAGTCACTTTTCTATATTTTTGATTGTGGTCTGTTCTATGTAAATCAAGGCATAAGGCCATATGCAGATATGTGGTatgcgtgcgtatgtgtgtatgtgaacgGTGTATGCAGACACAAATGTTCTTCGTAGATCTCAGACTGTGATTGAACCCTGCACAGAAAATGAGTCCTTTTATATAATCtggagtgttgtgtgtgtgtgtgtatgtgtgtttgtgtgtatggaggagagaaagataTATGTACATATGACTCATGAGCAGGTGTATGTACAGTAATAAACTACCAATAAAAAAGGCTATGGGCATTTTCCTCTGTAACTCTGATTTTGTTTCTCAAGTCTCAGTGGAGATTGTCGGTCATTTGAGGTCACAGGATATCTAGTAGcacaaagtcaaataaaactgaatttgcTGTTTAGTCTTCACCACAGAGGACCAGTGACCAGTTCCCAAGATAGGAGACCTATACCTATGCAACCCAGAGATGACACCATGGGTGGCTCCAGGGGCCACAGGGACACTGGCCCCAGCTGAACTCTGACTGGCCCCTGATTGTTTCAGAGCACTTAATTGGGTGAGTTttgaaaaataagacaaatgtCTGTATTTCCTACCTTGAAATCCCTGCACTAGGGACCCTGGAATGGACTGAAGTACCCCTATGATCTttggctgcacacacaaaagagaaCCTCTTAACGTTAACATTTTTTGTTCACCTTTTCAAAGACAGTCCCTCCCCAAGCTGATGTGCTGTTAGGTGAGTTTTAGCCAGGAAATAAAGTAGGAAGTTCCTGGGGAATACCAGGCCCCGCTGTATGAGTATGGCCCCTTTGTAGTCCCTGATTTAGAAAAATCCTAGATCTGTCCCTGGATGACacagctttaaaaatgcatggCCTAACAGGAAAGTGTGAAGAAGGTCATCGATATGTTAAACTGGAACAGCCATCTctcagcagaggagggaggctgcAACAACTCCTGATGCAACTTAAACTGCCATCCTAACATTCTTTCCAAGGCAATTAATTAGTACGCCCAGCTTCAATGACTTTCACATGACTGCAAAGTAAACTTACACGTGGCGCAGCATGCAAAAGTAGAGCTGAGGTGAGGTGTCTTTTGCAGATAGTTAATCTTCAACCAAAGTATTGAACAAATTAAAGTTTGGACCTGATGGTGTCAGTAGTTGGATAGATGGCTGGATGGATAGATAACAAATGTGTTTCCGGTGTAAAATAGCCGCAGTGTGCCCTGTGAAACATGTGTCTGATGATACTTTTAGGAAGGAACCAAGAAAAGATGTCTATATATCAGCTTTTGGCCTCCGCCCAGTAGCACCATCTGATCAAAGGttcaaactctgcagctcttgaACAACTGCAGTGATGGTGGTGCGACAGCAGCTGGAatggcttcagcagcagcaccacctaCTGGACATTTGAATGAACTTCATCAGGACTTTCAGCATCCACTTTGCAGCTtctcatctgttttttatttggcTAGTAGAGAGCTAAAGGCAAAGCTCCCATGTACGAGCCAAGTCCAGGCTGTAGTCTTAGATCCGAACACACCAATCCAGCTTTAGACGGAGTTATGGCCGCCTGCCTTATAGATCGTTTTCAGTCAAGAGACTTTAAattcagatggagggcaggaagtgacaACAGCAATGGACGAGATGGAGGAAAGTTGTGACTGTGCTAGTTTggtgtaaacagaaaatcagaacaTGTGTTGGATGTGACCCTTACGTTATAAAGAGGAGCGACTTTTCAGCTAAACTGAAAGATTTGCCCGCTTTTGATGTAGCAGATATTAGCAACTACCTGCTTGTTCAAAAGTAGTTCTACTacagaaaccaaatgaaagcacacaaaagtaaaaaaaagaattgtactgtattgtaaaatgtaaaaactgtagcataatgtgtaagtgatgtgtgCATATCCTTCAAGTCGTAACAATTGatctttattttgttcactGACTGGTTAATCAACAATGTGTCATTTGCTTTGATGAGCAGGCCTCTCTAATCTGTCATGTTAGGTTTGTTGTAGATAGATACACGCCTCAATGACAACATGTTTCATATCAGTTTTCAGTAAGTTCACATGAACAGTGGCtggcctgttcatgtcagaggTAACAGGCCAATGAGACTCGGTCGCACGCAAGTCCAACTTCTGCACGGGGCAGTCCCAGCCCAAGAAGATAGATGTGAACCCCAACCGGAAATCTGGGCTCCTTCTGACGGAGACCCAGGgagagctctgtcactctgagccCAGCGCTGCCTTACTTTacctgtgacctaaataaaATCTGCATCTGTGATCTGAAGATCATCATAGTGGCAGAAGTGCAGGGTCTTTCTAGACTTTACAGCAACATAAACCATAACCTCTTTAAAACTAAAAGCCATTTGTGATTTTACACTCTAAGAAATAAGCGATAGTTTCCTTGGTTTTGAGTGCAGTTCTGCTCAGTTTCTTCTTAACATGCCTATAAGTACGTGTGTAAATTAATCCCCTCCCATATAAAAATCACCATTGGCACATGCGATGAACCTGAACAATGGTTGCGAGGATAAACAACAgactgggttttttttggagTTTTCCGACATTTTTAAACTGCTTCAAATTGTGATAAAACCCTGCAACAACAAGGCTTGTGAtgtttcttccctctctgtcttgaTTGTCTTTTAACAGCTGCCTGTTTTGGACTAACTATAGACAGCAGGGGCCACCAATTAGGTGTAAAAAGATACTGTGGCATTAAACGGATaagtcacacaaacaacacttaTGCTTCTTTAATGAAATGAGGGAAAGTCCATTCTGGGTTTCTTCTAAAACTCAATACCAAACATCTGTGGCTTAGGGGTCTTGATTAGATTATAAAGAGAGCTTAAATCTTTTGCTTGATCCTAACGACTGACTTTGGACAGTAAATGAAATCCACCAAAGTTAAATGTGAAACGTGTTTAATAAAACACCCACAAAAAGCAATTTGAAAGGTGACAATGATTAGGTTTGAACAGGAACGAAGCATGTGAGTGAAAGATTCAGGAACAGCCTCCAGAATCCACCTCGTCCAACAACATACGAAGGGCACATTGTTTGAAGCCGGCAGCTGACGTGCAAAGCAGCAGAGCATTCACAGAATGCAAAACATGTTCATATGAGCAATGGAGGCACTGATCTGTTCATGTAAGCTGCGCGTACGACCGATACATTTCAAAactgacagttttgttttgagGTCAAATTGGTGGCAgccatgtgcaaacacacagtcagacattATATCACTTTGAGTTACCATGCAGGAGTCCGCCTTGTAAGTGAGTAATGTGTTATCTTCACAATTGCActtcaaataaaagcaggaacAGCCCGTTTTACCTCCAGatttgcaaatgcaaattttaTATTTGTGGGGCTCTCTGGTTTTACTCAAACTTTTCCAGATAACTTACAGGAGACGGGATGAAGGTCAactgcttttcatttctgtctgacaAGCTGCCCTTTTAATAGGATACCAGCAACAAAATCCACAGACTGAGTTCATGTGTATGTAGTGACAtcaacacaaggaaaaactATCCCTGAAGCACGAGAACAAAAAGAAGCTGGCACTGTTAAGGTTAAAGCTTCATGTTAAAACACATCACTTTGAAACTAAGAACAGAGTAAACACTTGGGTTAATGGCACATAGAGAATTGAAGAATCAGGAACTCCATCTTAAACCAAACTGCCTGTCCTGAAGCCGACAAGGATTTGGTTCATTTTTAGGTAGTGGCACCAAGAAAATTACCTGAATGACGAGTTACGTTAAAGACAGCATTTATTAGAACGTCACAATTTATTCAACATAGTGCTGCCAAATGAACTGATTAAGCTTTATATAAAAAATGGTAGTTGTAGTTTTCAAAGctacaaacaaacaaggcaTGGGGATTTGAGAGCTCGTGACCAATCATGTGTCAGCCTTTGGGCATTGTACCTTCAGATACCATTGACCAGGCTGGCATTTTCCTCCTTCTGCTTGTCGACCGCTCGGTCCAAAGCCTCTAGAAACCTCTCAAGAGTCACTGTTGGCGTCTGCAGGCAAACAAATTACGTTAAAAAGCAATAtgactttttttccctttgctcTCCGTAAAAATCAAATGCTTACCTTTACAAACAGTGCGTGGGCTAGAAAAGGTAACTTCCTGAGTGCTCTGCCACTCAAACCTTTGCTTTTtctggaaatgaaaagaaaaacaaaccactaGCGCTGGTTGTTTCAGTTCTCACTGGCACTTGATGTTATGATTCGAGCACAGAGACGTGTGATTTGGGTCCTGCTGCATTATGGAAGGCTGTACTCACATAGCAATGCTCCTCAGGTTCAGGCTGTGCTCAGAAACCTCACTCTCTGCGAAGCCCATCGTCTCGAGCTCAAATATGGTGAACAGCTGCTGCCGGGGGTAGATGATCTGGCActgcacatcacacatcatgaaacacagaaacatgcacaaTCACAAAAGACTAATTAGGCCtaaacaaatgattatttttatttatttttcagtgctgGTTAATGAGTGGAGTTGCGGTCGattgtcttgctcaaggacatttttcacataGAGAAGCCGGGTatcaaaccaccaaccctcTATGTGCTGAGCCTTGTGCCTGGTGGCCATCATGACTCTGGCATGTGTCAAGGTAATGACCAGTTGAATCATCACACCCACAAAACTAGTCCAGAAGTATGAACATGGAAGTAACAGACTTGTGAAGGCGGGTATGTTCTCCAAtataaatgatgaataattgGGAATAGCGGAAAAGATGTTGCCAGATTGTTCAGTCACCTTCATCAGCTCCTCCAGGCAGGAGAGGTAGATGTTGTAGATGCCGTTCTCAGATGGAGGTCCGATGTACTGCTTGATGTCAGCTCGGTCCACAAACGCCAAGTCTATCTTCTCTGTCACATTGGAGGTCGTCAGGATCACGACGTTGGAATGTCTGAAGTACGATCCCAAAAGtcaacacaaaataaactggtgtaaatcagacaaaataaaagtctgatgAAGAGTGATTGTAGGAATACAAGATTAAGGCTTCTGGCATCATACACTGGGAGAGAGGGGTTTGCTTACTGACCGCTTGATCTGGTCCAACTGAGTGAGAACGGAGTTGACCACTCGGATGGCGTCAGATGGCTCTGTTCCCGCTTGGCAGGCATTccgagctgctgtcagactctCCACCTACTCTCCATAAAATAGGTCCCCAAAAAGGAACAGAGACACTCCTGAACATGGGATAACTAAGGTACATCAAGTGCACAAGAGAGTCTTCGGTTTTATTTCAGTGAATTTGGAAGCAAACCTATGAAGGCATGCACTCAGAAGATATAATTAATAAACATTCATTTCCAATTTATTTACCTCATCAATCAGAACAAACACAAGAGCATCTTTGTCATCTATCAGTTGTTGGATCTTTTGAAACATCTTCGTGACCAGTTTACCGCTCTGTAGAAAAGAAGCATGATTATCTACCAAATAACATCGGCTCAATCTAGATCAAACACCTGAACAGTGTAACATAAAAAGGGGCCATCTGTACCTCTGAGAACCACTTTGAGAACAAGCTGTGGCTGTTTATCTCGACAAACTGCCCATAAGAATACCTGCAGGGAGAGGAGTGTTCCTGAGTGCATTTTGAAAAGAGTAGGTGTAGTTATTGCTGAAGTGGTTTCATTAAAATGAGGATTGTCTCACCGACTTGACAGTCTGATTGAGAGCTTCTGAGCAAGGGCTTTGCAAAGTGACGTTTTCCCTGTGCCCGGGGGTCCTGAATGTGAATGAATACACAAAGCCATAGATCACTTATTTCATGCACATCATCTCTGACACAACCTCAGCCAATAAATGTCTATGCGATTGCTCATTAGTTATTTACCATGAAGCAGCACAACACGGTTCCACGAAATCAGGTTGCTGTCCACATTCTTGTTGGAGAAGTAAATTGTTGTTGTGACGTAatccaggagctgcaggaatatgaaaacaatgtgatgcTTAGCCACattaaaaagttaaataatcattttctctcatctctcaaCTGCTATTATATATTTTACCTGAGTTTTGACTCCACTCTCATATACCAGACTCTCCCAGATCCCATGGAACTCAGCTGTTGAAAACAAGCAAAGGGGAATATTAAGGCAAgataatattttaattttattacagATACAAAGATGGAATCTGCATACGTAACAAGAAATTGGTTTCATGTAATTTAGAGCCACTAGCTTTATGTTATGCGTCTACATTGTCCTCATTCTGAGAAGCTCCTGGTTCAGCTGCACATTCCTGGATGTGCAGAGACCCCTTTCTGGGGTTTGTTTCATtctaaaaagacattttggatTAAGTATCATATAACTGAATGGGTTGTGTATTGTATGACTAAAGAATACAAACTGTAGAATGATCGCCTCCTGTATTAAGTCCTGTCTGGCTGTGAGACTGCAACCAGAAGTCAATCAAACTAAGAAAGCAAGATTTTCTGCACATGACGTTCTATCCAATGTGTTGTGCTCTCGTCCACCACGTCCAGTGTCACCTGCTGGCAGCAACCAGTGATTGGCTGCTGaaaggtcctcctcctcctccaaactGAGCGTGCTCGGTCCATCCTCATTAAGAGTGAAGATGTGAATGGAGACAGAGCAGCTCTTCAGATCTAGGGGCTggttaatggaaaaaaaagcattactacttttttgaatgaaaacaatccAGCAATATagattaaatattttattattatgaatatgaaaataatcacaaaacacaccagAATGACAGACCTGTGTTACCATTTCCTCAATATCAACCAGAGCCACAGATTCCACGTGGTTCTGCAGGAAGTCGTCATCAAAATCTGTCCATCTGTAGTTTCCAAAAACCATGCTGTGGCGATTCAGTAGAGCCATGACATGTATCTTCACATCAGACAGCTCGACTGTGCTGAAATACgaatggaaaacacattttaaaagtacaGTATAGCTCAAATTACATAATTACATTATCGTTAGGATAAAAACTATTTTTCCACCTGTGACAGCTGATACCGTACCAATACCAATAAGATTAATGGCATCTAATTTTGTTAAGAGACTTGCTAAACACTAGAGTAGTGCTAGACTACTAGACTCAGAGAGAAGAGTCATTTCAGAATTCTCCAAATATACAGTACCAACCAAAAATTTAGACACAGGATAAATTCATTGCAGTTACCAGCCTCAGGAATTGGCAATTAATGACTCCTCAGATTACAGCCCATATAAGTGCTACACAGAGTTCAAGTAACAGCAACTAttcagaggaaacacaaacgATGGACAGTAGACCAGTGGAAATCAGTACCAAAaatctttgtgtctctgtgagaTGCAGAGAAGGTGAATGGATGGTAGCTGCGTTCTCACCGCCCATTAGGGAGGAGGACATGTGATGATGTGGGGGtgctttgctggtgacactgttggtgACTAATTAAAAGTTCAAGGCACACGGAACCAGCGTGGCTAACCCAGcattctgcagctctgtgggagcatcttttgtttttcaacagaacaatgagccaaaacacacctccaggctatGTGAGGGCTATCTGACCAAGAAGAAGAGTGCTGCATCGAATGACCTGA
Coding sequences within:
- the trip13 gene encoding pachytene checkpoint protein 2 homolog; this translates as MEGGSIEVGNQKQNIHVEVHVKSHSTVELSDVKIHVMALLNRHSMVFGNYRWTDFDDDFLQNHVESVALVDIEEMVTQPLDLKSCSVSIHIFTLNEDGPSTLSLEEEEDLSAANHWLLPAAEFHGIWESLVYESGVKTQLLDYVTTTIYFSNKNVDSNLISWNRVVLLHGPPGTGKTSLCKALAQKLSIRLSSRYSYGQFVEINSHSLFSKWFSESGKLVTKMFQKIQQLIDDKDALVFVLIDEVESLTAARNACQAGTEPSDAIRVVNSVLTQLDQIKRHSNVVILTTSNVTEKIDLAFVDRADIKQYIGPPSENGIYNIYLSCLEELMKCQIIYPRQQLFTIFELETMGFAESEVSEHSLNLRSIAIKSKGLSGRALRKLPFLAHALFVKTPTVTLERFLEALDRAVDKQKEENASLVNGI